From one Bradyrhizobium sp. Ash2021 genomic stretch:
- a CDS encoding Crp/Fnr family transcriptional regulator yields MPSVIGGGGIGNRLLAALAPADFGLLVPGLETVGLDQDAVLSQAGDQIEHVFFPHSGAISLMIDMANGQTVATAAVGREGAVGVLSVIGPSHSAITAIVRAAGTASRIPASRFHAAFNRSPAIRYAIQMHMRAMLIQFQLGSACNALHPVEARMARWLLHFRDRIDHDVLPLTQEALSQILGVRRTTVTLLMRNLRASGAIRSDRRGQIEIDRSRLAAAACECHDTLRLVVEDLFAMNTARSRVLVMPDDAVGESGDAV; encoded by the coding sequence TTGCCTTCGGTGATTGGTGGCGGCGGAATTGGTAACCGCCTTCTGGCAGCGCTGGCGCCAGCAGATTTTGGTCTGCTGGTGCCCGGCTTGGAGACGGTCGGGCTCGATCAGGACGCGGTCCTCTCGCAAGCGGGCGACCAGATCGAGCATGTGTTCTTCCCTCACAGCGGCGCCATCTCGCTGATGATCGACATGGCGAACGGGCAGACGGTCGCTACCGCCGCAGTCGGGCGCGAGGGAGCAGTAGGCGTTCTTTCGGTGATAGGGCCGTCACACTCGGCCATTACCGCCATCGTTCGTGCGGCGGGCACCGCCTCGCGGATCCCCGCATCGCGATTTCACGCCGCGTTCAACCGGAGCCCCGCGATCCGGTACGCGATCCAGATGCACATGAGGGCGATGCTGATTCAGTTTCAGCTCGGCTCGGCCTGCAATGCGCTGCATCCGGTCGAAGCCCGCATGGCGCGCTGGCTGCTCCATTTTCGCGACCGCATCGACCATGACGTCCTCCCGCTCACCCAGGAGGCGCTCTCACAAATACTCGGTGTGCGACGAACGACGGTGACGCTCCTGATGCGCAATCTGCGCGCGTCCGGAGCGATCAGATCTGATCGACGAGGCCAGATCGAGATCGACCGATCGCGGCTCGCGGCGGCGGCGTGCGAATGCCACGATACCCTGCGTCTCGTGGTCGAGGATCTCTTCGCGATGAATACGGCCCGATCTCGCGTTTTGGTTATGCCGGATGATGCAGTAGGTGAATCGGGCGATGCCGTGTGA
- a CDS encoding adenylate/guanylate cyclase domain-containing protein, protein MASERVERRLTAILAADVAGYSRLTGLDEEGTHVQLQDHLRTLIDPKITEHRGRVVKNTGDGMLAEFSSVVDAMRCALDVQRGMVGRNVNVPEGKRIEFRIGINVGDIIIDRGDIFGDGVNVAARLEGLAEPGGICVSDDAYRQLRDKLDIVFDDAGEQNLKNIVRPVRVFRVKDRVAAAEQRPTLVLPDKPSIAVLPFQNLSADPEQEYFADGVVEDITMALSLFRWLFVIARNSSFTDKGRAVDVKQIGRELGVRYLLEGSVRKAGNRIRIAGQLIDAETGAHLWADRFDGALEDMFDLQDHVTSSVVGAIAPKLQSEDIKRATRKPTENLDAYDYYLRGLAKARYWNRDSNSEALQLFCKAIELDPRLACAYGMAAWCYMQRKARGWMIESVQESAEATRLARKAVHLGGGDPVALCMGGYALAFVAHEFNDAVAFMDRGLTVNPNLAQAWNLSAWLRVWRGEPDVALDHAAHAIRLSPLDPSMFSMHGAMAYAHFLAGRYDMASSCAEKATRDNPTFLLAMCISAASNALAGRLESAQKAMARALERSPDLRASNLINSTPFRRAEDLATFTKGLRNAGLPD, encoded by the coding sequence TTGGCCAGCGAGCGCGTCGAGCGTCGACTCACTGCGATCTTGGCAGCCGATGTGGCCGGCTACAGCCGGTTAACTGGCCTGGATGAAGAGGGCACGCACGTCCAGCTCCAGGATCATCTACGCACCCTCATCGATCCCAAGATTACCGAACACCGCGGCCGTGTTGTCAAGAACACCGGTGATGGAATGCTGGCCGAGTTCAGCAGCGTGGTCGACGCCATGCGCTGTGCTCTTGATGTTCAGCGTGGCATGGTGGGGCGCAACGTAAACGTGCCTGAGGGGAAGCGGATCGAGTTTCGCATTGGGATCAATGTCGGCGACATCATCATTGATCGTGGCGACATCTTCGGCGACGGCGTGAACGTGGCGGCACGGCTGGAAGGACTGGCGGAGCCAGGAGGCATCTGTGTCTCGGATGATGCCTACCGACAACTCCGCGACAAACTCGATATTGTCTTTGATGATGCCGGCGAGCAGAACCTCAAGAACATTGTGCGACCAGTCCGGGTTTTCAGAGTGAAGGATCGTGTTGCGGCAGCAGAACAAAGACCCACGTTGGTGCTCCCGGACAAACCCTCGATTGCCGTGCTACCTTTCCAGAACCTTAGTGCCGATCCGGAGCAGGAGTATTTCGCAGATGGTGTCGTGGAGGATATCACGATGGCGCTGTCGCTCTTTCGTTGGCTGTTTGTGATCGCACGTAATTCGAGTTTCACCGACAAAGGCCGGGCCGTGGACGTAAAGCAGATCGGCCGCGAGCTTGGTGTGCGCTACCTACTCGAAGGCAGCGTGCGCAAGGCCGGAAACCGTATTCGAATCGCGGGGCAGCTTATCGATGCCGAAACCGGAGCACATCTCTGGGCGGACCGGTTTGATGGTGCGCTCGAGGATATGTTCGATCTACAGGACCATGTGACTTCCAGCGTCGTGGGTGCAATCGCCCCCAAGCTGCAGAGTGAGGATATCAAGCGGGCCACTCGCAAACCAACCGAGAATCTGGATGCATACGACTATTACCTGCGTGGGCTGGCGAAAGCTCGTTATTGGAACAGGGACTCGAACAGCGAGGCGCTCCAGCTCTTTTGCAAGGCGATCGAGCTCGACCCTCGTCTAGCCTGCGCCTACGGCATGGCCGCTTGGTGCTACATGCAGCGCAAGGCGCGTGGCTGGATGATCGAGAGTGTGCAGGAGAGCGCCGAAGCTACTCGGCTGGCCCGGAAAGCAGTGCATCTTGGTGGAGGTGACCCGGTAGCGCTGTGTATGGGTGGATATGCACTCGCCTTTGTAGCCCATGAGTTCAACGACGCTGTAGCTTTCATGGATCGGGGACTGACGGTCAATCCGAACTTGGCGCAAGCTTGGAATCTTAGTGCCTGGCTGAGAGTTTGGAGAGGTGAGCCCGACGTGGCACTCGATCACGCTGCGCATGCCATACGCCTGAGCCCACTCGATCCGTCCATGTTCAGCATGCACGGAGCCATGGCGTATGCCCATTTTCTCGCGGGCCGTTATGACATGGCGTCGTCATGCGCCGAGAAGGCGACGCGCGACAATCCGACTTTCCTTCTGGCGATGTGCATTTCCGCAGCCAGCAATGCGCTCGCCGGGCGGCTTGAGTCAGCACAGAAAGCCATGGCGCGGGCACTCGAACGCAGTCCCGATTTGCGCGCCTCCAACCTGATAAATTCAACACCATTTCGCCGCGCGGAGGACCTCGCAACGTTCACCAAGGGTCTCCGAAATGCAGGCCTTCCGGACTGA
- a CDS encoding ABC transporter permease, which translates to MNPLETIHAAVMALRNHKLRSGLTALGIIIGTSATIAMLAVGAGARAQVAAQVQSLGSNLLIVVSGNVNQSGVRLGAGATPTLTDEDAAAIGQEVSSVQVTSSLVSGKIQIVADAANWATIVYTVDAGYLEVRDWGVESGRSFEPDEAKAGAQVALLGQTVAKQLFPDVDPIGREVRIKNVPFKVIGMLAKKGQSTGGQDQDDALIVPLNTGRRVLGSNQAKSRSIAAILVKVRDGESMVQTSEDAEVLLRQRHRLAPLQDNDFTIRNLSAITEAREAGVRTLSILLASVALVSLVTGGIGILNIMLVSVTERTKEIGIRLAVGARRRDILLQFLFEAVGLSVFGGVAGVILGLLAAFGFAHVADWSLIVEPWAVASAVVFSMLVGILFGWYPALRASRFAPIEAIRTV; encoded by the coding sequence ATGAACCCGTTGGAGACAATCCATGCCGCCGTCATGGCGCTTCGCAATCACAAGCTGCGTTCCGGTTTGACGGCTCTGGGCATCATCATTGGGACCTCGGCGACGATCGCGATGCTGGCTGTCGGTGCAGGCGCCCGTGCGCAGGTTGCGGCCCAGGTCCAGAGCCTTGGATCCAATTTGTTGATCGTTGTCTCCGGCAATGTCAACCAGTCCGGCGTCAGGCTTGGCGCAGGAGCGACGCCAACACTCACAGACGAGGATGCCGCGGCTATCGGCCAGGAAGTTTCCTCGGTCCAGGTGACGTCTTCGCTGGTCAGCGGCAAGATCCAGATCGTTGCCGACGCCGCCAACTGGGCTACGATTGTTTATACCGTCGACGCCGGGTACCTAGAAGTTCGCGACTGGGGGGTGGAAAGCGGACGTTCGTTTGAGCCGGACGAAGCGAAGGCCGGTGCTCAGGTCGCACTGCTGGGACAGACGGTGGCAAAGCAGCTGTTTCCCGACGTCGATCCGATCGGACGCGAGGTCAGGATCAAGAACGTGCCGTTCAAGGTGATCGGGATGCTCGCGAAGAAAGGCCAGTCAACCGGAGGGCAAGATCAGGATGATGCGCTGATTGTGCCTCTAAACACCGGCAGGCGCGTGCTGGGAAGCAATCAAGCAAAGTCCCGGTCGATTGCCGCCATCCTGGTAAAGGTGCGCGATGGCGAGAGCATGGTTCAAACGAGCGAAGACGCCGAGGTGCTGTTGCGTCAGCGGCATCGCCTGGCGCCACTCCAGGACAACGACTTCACAATCCGGAATCTGTCGGCGATTACGGAGGCCAGGGAGGCCGGTGTCAGAACGCTGTCCATCCTTCTGGCATCGGTCGCACTTGTTTCGCTCGTAACCGGAGGAATTGGCATCCTCAATATCATGCTGGTATCGGTCACCGAGCGAACCAAGGAAATCGGCATTCGGTTGGCTGTCGGGGCCAGGCGGCGCGACATCCTTTTGCAGTTCTTGTTCGAGGCCGTGGGCTTGTCAGTCTTCGGAGGCGTTGCAGGCGTAATCCTGGGTTTGCTTGCCGCTTTTGGTTTTGCGCACGTGGCGGATTGGTCGTTGATTGTCGAGCCCTGGGCAGTGGCGTCGGCTGTCGTGTTTTCGATGCTGGTCGGGATACTCTTTGGCTGGTACCCGGCCCTGCGAGCCTCTCGGTTTGCGCCGATCGAGGCGATCCGGACGGTTTGA
- a CDS encoding ABC transporter ATP-binding protein produces MIRTENLTRHFQLGEQVTALEGVSVSIDDGEYVAITGPSGSGKSTFMGIVGCLDRPTHGRCWIDGVDTSDLASDDLAAIRNRKIGFVFQNFNLLERLNARENIELPLMYAGVRRRSRREIAETALRTVGLADRGDHLPSQLSGGQQQRVAVARALVCSPKIILADEPTGALDSKSASEMMTLFQRLNEYGKTIVVVTHDPQVARHASRVIRFFDGRVL; encoded by the coding sequence GTGATCAGGACCGAGAACCTTACCCGACATTTTCAACTGGGTGAGCAGGTGACGGCGCTTGAAGGGGTCAGCGTTTCTATTGACGATGGAGAGTACGTCGCGATTACCGGACCGTCCGGGTCAGGCAAATCGACCTTCATGGGAATAGTGGGATGCCTGGATCGGCCGACACACGGGAGGTGCTGGATTGATGGCGTCGATACGTCCGATCTTGCTTCCGACGATTTGGCCGCGATCAGAAATCGCAAGATCGGTTTTGTTTTCCAAAACTTCAATCTGCTTGAGCGGCTGAACGCGCGGGAAAATATCGAGCTGCCGCTGATGTACGCTGGCGTGCGCCGGCGGTCCCGCCGCGAGATCGCGGAAACGGCGCTGCGCACGGTCGGTCTCGCCGATCGCGGCGATCATCTCCCCTCGCAGCTTTCCGGAGGCCAGCAGCAGCGGGTCGCTGTTGCGAGGGCGCTCGTCTGCTCGCCCAAGATTATCCTGGCAGATGAGCCGACGGGAGCATTGGACAGCAAATCCGCAAGCGAGATGATGACGCTGTTCCAGCGGCTCAACGAATATGGCAAGACCATTGTCGTCGTCACCCATGATCCACAGGTTGCCCGGCACGCATCAAGGGTGATCCGCTTTTTCGACGGCAGGGTTTTATGA
- a CDS encoding efflux RND transporter periplasmic adaptor subunit, whose amino-acid sequence MILDQLTVTSTEVTVSWCFGASHRKDGKCPCRKSGGGGLDNAISFPGAVIDLGSSMSITTRALIRTGKSAFFLTAAVAAVGAMFLFPHWSNANAPGYRLATLDRGPIVSTVTATGTINPITTVIVGSQLSGQLVEILADYNDKVTAGQILARLNSDQIRFKRDAAKADLDQARATQIMQEAKVAEAELNLARQVRLKPTGAVSDVTYDAARTAAAVAKAQLQVDAAKILQVEAVLRQVEVDLANTDIRSPVAGVIIQRSVELGSTVAASLQSPTIFTIADDLRRMEIAVSIDETDVGRVKPGQRAVFTVSAYPGREFEGKVKHVRLGSQTVSNVVTYTGIVSIENPKMELLPGMTASVKIETESRSNALLAPNAALRWKPAGAVVKGPGVWVLGADGDPRMVPVRLGLGDGSVTEITAVEPVREVIVGKKQ is encoded by the coding sequence TTGATTCTAGACCAGTTAACCGTCACCTCAACAGAGGTGACGGTTTCTTGGTGTTTCGGCGCATCGCACCGAAAAGACGGCAAGTGCCCCTGCCGGAAGAGCGGTGGTGGTGGTCTTGACAACGCTATTTCATTTCCTGGAGCGGTTATTGATCTTGGCAGCTCAATGAGCATCACCACGCGCGCTCTAATTCGGACAGGTAAGTCGGCTTTTTTCCTGACTGCCGCAGTCGCGGCCGTTGGAGCGATGTTCCTGTTTCCACATTGGTCCAATGCGAACGCCCCAGGCTATCGACTCGCCACCCTCGATCGCGGCCCGATCGTCAGCACCGTGACGGCGACCGGCACCATCAACCCGATCACGACCGTCATCGTCGGCTCGCAGCTCTCCGGCCAGCTGGTCGAGATCCTGGCCGATTACAACGACAAGGTCACTGCGGGTCAGATTCTCGCACGCCTCAATTCCGATCAGATCAGGTTCAAGCGCGATGCGGCCAAGGCGGATCTTGATCAGGCTCGTGCTACTCAGATCATGCAAGAGGCCAAGGTGGCCGAAGCCGAATTGAACCTGGCTCGCCAGGTCCGGCTCAAACCCACCGGCGCAGTATCCGACGTGACCTATGACGCGGCTCGTACGGCTGCCGCCGTTGCGAAAGCGCAGCTGCAAGTCGACGCGGCCAAGATCTTGCAGGTGGAGGCGGTGCTTCGCCAGGTCGAGGTGGACCTGGCCAATACCGATATTCGCTCGCCGGTGGCTGGCGTGATCATCCAGCGCAGTGTCGAGCTTGGCTCAACGGTCGCTGCTTCCCTGCAATCGCCAACGATATTTACCATCGCGGACGATTTGCGCCGGATGGAAATCGCCGTTTCGATCGACGAGACCGACGTTGGCCGTGTAAAGCCGGGCCAGCGGGCCGTATTCACCGTCAGCGCCTACCCCGGGCGCGAATTCGAGGGCAAGGTCAAGCATGTGAGGCTGGGTTCGCAAACCGTGTCCAACGTCGTCACCTACACCGGTATCGTGTCGATCGAGAATCCAAAGATGGAACTGCTTCCCGGGATGACGGCGAGCGTCAAGATCGAAACCGAGTCACGGTCCAACGCGCTGCTCGCGCCAAACGCAGCGCTGCGGTGGAAACCCGCGGGAGCGGTCGTGAAGGGACCGGGTGTCTGGGTGCTCGGCGCCGATGGAGATCCCCGGATGGTGCCAGTCCGCCTCGGCCTGGGTGACGGCAGCGTTACCGAGATCACCGCGGTGGAGCCAGTCCGCGAGGTCATCGTAGGCAAGAAGCAGTGA
- a CDS encoding ABC transporter substrate-binding protein, translated as MKRREFITLVGGAAAWPLAARAQRSTGMPSVGVLMTVAEGDPESHARIMAFSQGLAGLGWKQGENVRVEYRWSASNSELIRQYARELVSLAPDVILANGTPAVAELKKITSSIPIVCALVQDPVGLGLVKSLSHPGGNITGFTFVNPELIGKWIGLLRDVKPHITRAALMFNPKTTPFFYDFLREIEVTRQPAGIELVATPVGTPDEIESTINVLSKQPGSSLIIPPDPFNVAHIKGIAQFAVQTRLPAVSVYRPFAVEGGLMTYGPDAPDIFRRSAAYVDRILKGANPAELPIQQPTKFQLIVNLKTAQSFGLTVPPTLIATADEVIE; from the coding sequence ATGAAGCGACGAGAGTTCATTACGCTTGTCGGCGGCGCGGCGGCATGGCCGTTGGCGGCACGCGCGCAGCGGTCTACGGGCATGCCGAGTGTTGGTGTGTTGATGACGGTCGCAGAAGGCGACCCCGAGAGCCATGCACGCATCATGGCGTTTAGCCAGGGATTGGCGGGCCTCGGCTGGAAGCAGGGCGAAAATGTCCGCGTCGAATACCGGTGGTCGGCCAGCAACAGCGAACTCATTCGGCAATATGCCAGGGAGCTGGTATCGCTCGCGCCCGATGTAATTCTCGCCAATGGTACGCCAGCAGTCGCGGAACTGAAAAAAATCACCAGTTCGATTCCGATCGTCTGCGCGCTGGTACAGGATCCGGTAGGCCTCGGCCTCGTGAAAAGCCTGTCGCATCCGGGGGGCAACATTACCGGCTTCACTTTCGTCAATCCGGAACTGATCGGAAAGTGGATTGGACTTCTCAGGGACGTAAAGCCGCACATCACCCGAGCGGCGCTGATGTTCAATCCAAAGACCACTCCTTTTTTTTATGATTTTCTCCGTGAAATCGAAGTCACGCGCCAACCGGCGGGAATCGAACTCGTCGCAACGCCGGTCGGCACGCCCGATGAGATAGAATCGACTATCAACGTTCTGAGCAAACAGCCGGGCAGCAGTCTGATCATCCCGCCCGACCCGTTCAATGTCGCTCACATCAAGGGGATCGCTCAGTTCGCCGTACAAACCCGGTTGCCTGCTGTCTCGGTCTATCGGCCGTTCGCCGTCGAAGGCGGGCTCATGACGTATGGGCCGGACGCGCCGGACATCTTCCGTCGATCCGCCGCCTATGTGGACCGCATCCTTAAAGGCGCGAACCCGGCCGAGCTTCCGATACAACAGCCGACAAAGTTCCAACTCATCGTTAATCTCAAGACCGCGCAGTCGTTCGGGTTGACCGTGCCGCCGACGTTGATCGCGACCGCCGACGAGGTGATCGAATAG
- the ada gene encoding bifunctional DNA-binding transcriptional regulator/O6-methylguanine-DNA methyltransferase Ada, protein MIHEEHQRQNQAVVVNDPRWARIVARDRTADGHLWYSVLTTGVYCRPSCPSRIANPKNVLLHDTFEEAKATGFRPCKRCNPDGLSVEAENVAIVARACRLIEKSEEEPSLTDLATAVGLSPSYFHRRFKAVTGLTPKDYAAANRASKVRESLASGNSVTEAIYDAGFNSSGRFYEKSTGMLGMTPSQYRAGGANEEIRFAVGETSLGTILVASSKKGVASILLGDDPSELVCQLQDRFPKARLIGADRNYEALVAHVIGFIEAPRIGLDLPLDVRGTAFQRRVWQALQGVPIGQTVSYTEIARRIGSPHAVRAVAGACAANDLAVAIPCHRVVRNDGSLSGYAWGVERKQALLTREAARSL, encoded by the coding sequence ATGATCCACGAGGAGCACCAAAGGCAGAACCAAGCTGTCGTGGTCAATGATCCGCGGTGGGCGCGCATTGTCGCCCGCGACCGGACGGCTGATGGTCATCTTTGGTACTCTGTTTTGACAACTGGCGTTTACTGTCGGCCATCCTGCCCGTCCCGGATCGCCAATCCCAAGAACGTCCTGCTTCATGACACCTTCGAGGAGGCCAAGGCGACGGGCTTTCGGCCGTGCAAGCGGTGCAATCCGGACGGACTTTCGGTTGAGGCGGAGAACGTCGCCATCGTCGCGCGTGCCTGCCGGCTGATCGAGAAAAGTGAGGAGGAGCCGTCTTTGACCGATCTGGCAACGGCGGTTGGCCTCAGTCCGAGCTATTTCCATCGCCGCTTCAAAGCGGTCACTGGTTTGACGCCGAAGGATTATGCTGCGGCCAATCGCGCATCGAAGGTCCGTGAAAGCTTGGCAAGTGGCAATAGCGTTACGGAGGCGATCTACGACGCCGGCTTCAACTCCAGCGGTCGCTTTTACGAGAAATCCACCGGCATGCTCGGCATGACGCCGTCCCAATATCGCGCCGGTGGCGCCAACGAGGAAATTCGTTTTGCTGTCGGTGAGACATCGCTCGGCACCATCCTGGTCGCGTCGAGCAAGAAGGGAGTAGCCTCCATTCTTCTCGGCGACGACCCGAGTGAATTGGTGTGCCAACTGCAGGATCGCTTTCCCAAGGCCCGCCTGATCGGCGCCGACAGGAACTACGAAGCCCTTGTGGCCCATGTTATCGGCTTCATTGAAGCCCCTCGGATAGGTCTCGATCTGCCGCTTGACGTTCGCGGCACCGCGTTCCAGCGGCGGGTGTGGCAGGCGCTCCAGGGAGTCCCGATCGGTCAGACCGTCTCCTACACGGAAATCGCGCGGCGGATCGGCTCTCCCCACGCAGTGCGCGCGGTCGCCGGCGCCTGCGCCGCGAACGACCTCGCGGTCGCCATCCCGTGTCACCGGGTGGTGCGGAACGACGGGTCGCTCTCGGGCTACGCGTGGGGTGTCGAGCGCAAGCAGGCCTTGCTTACGCGCGAGGCGGCGCGCAGCCTTTAG